CAGGAATGGCCGAACACTGTGGCGAGGGAGCTTGCTCCCGCTGGGCTGCGTAGCGGCCCCAAAACCGGTGAACGCACTCTGTCGGACACACCTCGTTGCCTGCTTTACGACTGCTTCGCAGCCGAGCGGGAGCAAGCTCCCTCGCCACAGCTTTCGGCAGCTCCGGGAAATCAGTGCATTTCGGTGAACGCAAGTTTCACACCGATGGCGATCAACACCGCGCCCATGGTCCGGTCGAACCAGTGGCCCATGCGGGCGAAACCGGCGCGCACGCGCTGTTGGCTGAACAGCATCGCCACGAGGCAAAACCAGACCGCCGTCGCCGCTGCCAGGTAAATCCCGTAACCGGCCTGTACCGCCAAAGGTGTTTGCGGGTTGATCACCACGGTGAACAGCGACAGGAAAAACAGCGTGGCTTTCGGGTTCAAGCCATTGGTTACGAAGCCCGAGGTGAAGGCACCGCGTGCGGTGCGTTCGCCGGCCTCCTGATGCAGGTCATCAGCCGCAGGTGGGGCCGGTTGTGCGCGCAAGGCCTTGAAGCCGACGTACAGCAGATACGCGGCAGCGGCCCATTTCAAGGCGTTAAACAGCACGATCGACTGAGACACGATCAACCCGATCCCCAGCAGCGAATAACCGACGTGCAGGAAAATCGCCGAGCCGACACCCAGCGCCGTCCAGGTCCCGGCACGGCGACCGTGGGTCACGCTCTCACGCACCACCACGGCAAAGTCCGGGCCGGGGCTGGCGACGGCAAGCAGGTGAATCAGGGCGACGGTCAAAAACTCTGTCCAGTACATGGGGGCTCCTTTTGGGCAGGGCGATCAACAAAAAATTCTGAGGCCGACTTCACCTCTGTGGCGAGGGAGCTTGCTCCCGTTCGGCTGCGAAGCAGTCGTAAAACCGGATGACACGGTATGTCTGACAATACACGGTCGCCTGGGTTGGGGCCGCTGCGCAGCCCAGCGGGAGCAAGCTCCCTCGCCACAGGTGCCAGACCAGACAATGCGTAACAGTTTATTTCATCTGGTAGGCTCGGCAGATTACGCCTTCAGTTCAATGCACAAAAGGTACAGTTGATGACGAACTCTCGCCGCGCCGTTTTCCTCGACCATCCGTCCCTGGACCTCGGCGATCTCGACCTCAACCCGCTACGCGAGTGCTTCAGCGACTTGCAGCTGTTCGCGCAAACCACACCTGAACAGGTGATCGAACGCCTCAAGGGCACTACCGTCGCCATCAGCAACAAAATCCTGATCGATGCGACGGCCATAGCGGCCAGTCCCGAGTTGAAGCTGATCCTGGTCACCGCCACCGGCACCAACAACGTCGACCTCGCTGCCGCCCGTGCTCACGGAATCACTGTCTGCAACTGCCAGGGTTACGGCACGCCGTCGGTGGCTCAGCACACGATCATGTTGCTGCTGAATTTGGCGACGCGTCTGGCCGATTATCAAAAAGCTGTCGCCGAAGGTCGCTGGCAGCAGGCGAAACAGTTCTGCCTGCTGGACTATCCGATCGTCGAACTCGAAGGCAAAACCCTCGGCCTGCTTGGCCACGGTGAACTGGGCAGTGCCGTGGCGCGGTTGGCCGAGGCGTTCGGTATGCGCGTATTGCTGGGGCAGATTCCGGGGCGCCCTGCCCGACCGGATCGCTTGCCGCTGGATGAACTGCTGCCGCAAATCGACGCCCTGACCCTGCACTGCCCGCTCAACGAACACACTCGCCACTTCATCGGCGCCCGCGAATTGGCCTCGATGAAACCCGGTGCTTTCGTGGTCAACACCGCGCGCGGTGGTTTGATTGACGAGCAGGCATTGGCCGACGCTCTGCGCAACGGTCACTTGGGCGGTGCGGCCACCGACGTGTTGAGTGTCGAACCACCCACCGCGGGCAATCCGTTGTTGGCCCACGATATTCCACGGCTGATCGTGACCCCGCACAACGCCTGGGGCAGTCGCGAGGCGCGGCAGCGAATCGTTGGCCAGTTGACCGAAAACGCCCAAGGCTACTTCAGCGGTCAAGCGCTGCGG
The Pseudomonas lini DNA segment above includes these coding regions:
- a CDS encoding LysE family translocator, which gives rise to MYWTEFLTVALIHLLAVASPGPDFAVVVRESVTHGRRAGTWTALGVGSAIFLHVGYSLLGIGLIVSQSIVLFNALKWAAAAYLLYVGFKALRAQPAPPAADDLHQEAGERTARGAFTSGFVTNGLNPKATLFFLSLFTVVINPQTPLAVQAGYGIYLAAATAVWFCLVAMLFSQQRVRAGFARMGHWFDRTMGAVLIAIGVKLAFTEMH
- a CDS encoding 2-hydroxyacid dehydrogenase, encoding MTNSRRAVFLDHPSLDLGDLDLNPLRECFSDLQLFAQTTPEQVIERLKGTTVAISNKILIDATAIAASPELKLILVTATGTNNVDLAAARAHGITVCNCQGYGTPSVAQHTIMLLLNLATRLADYQKAVAEGRWQQAKQFCLLDYPIVELEGKTLGLLGHGELGSAVARLAEAFGMRVLLGQIPGRPARPDRLPLDELLPQIDALTLHCPLNEHTRHFIGARELASMKPGAFVVNTARGGLIDEQALADALRNGHLGGAATDVLSVEPPTAGNPLLAHDIPRLIVTPHNAWGSREARQRIVGQLTENAQGYFSGQALRVVS